The following are encoded together in the Halomonas halophila genome:
- a CDS encoding Lpp/OprI family alanine-zipper lipoprotein, translating into MTLKTTLKLSAAAASLAVLAGCASSSALEEVRTTAESAQADAAEARSIATQAQNTANQAQRDAQAALQMSQQNREEMNRMFERSMRK; encoded by the coding sequence ATGACTCTCAAGACTACTCTGAAGCTGTCCGCCGCTGCCGCCTCTCTCGCCGTTCTGGCGGGCTGCGCCTCCTCCAGCGCTCTGGAAGAAGTCCGCACCACTGCCGAGTCTGCACAGGCCGACGCCGCGGAAGCTCGCAGCATCGCGACCCAGGCGCAGAACACCGCCAACCAGGCTCAGCGCGACGCTCAAGCGGCTCTGCAGATGTCTCAGCAGAACCGTGAAGAGATGAACCGCATGTTCGAGCGTTCCATGCGCAAGTAA
- a CDS encoding DUF6586 family protein, with protein MTPRARTNQLLYQAELLLATPAGDDEHAEARRMAGEEGALAMLELALESLLREVTEHARLERHDWRELLAPEGEPLAELGRLRSLAQRPDSWLARLIARLEALHTSDGVARRATGAAQGIIAVGSAAALGDELRDCLAAAKREIGELRQTSEEW; from the coding sequence GTGACCCCGAGAGCCCGTACCAATCAGCTGCTCTATCAGGCCGAGCTGCTGCTGGCGACGCCCGCCGGCGATGACGAGCACGCCGAGGCGCGCCGCATGGCCGGCGAGGAAGGGGCGCTGGCGATGCTCGAGCTGGCGCTGGAGTCGCTGCTGCGTGAAGTGACCGAGCATGCCCGCCTCGAGCGTCACGACTGGCGCGAGCTGCTGGCGCCGGAGGGCGAACCGCTCGCCGAGTTAGGGCGGCTGCGCAGCCTGGCCCAGCGGCCGGACAGCTGGCTCGCGCGGCTGATCGCCCGTCTCGAGGCCCTGCATACCAGTGATGGCGTCGCACGTCGCGCCACGGGGGCGGCCCAGGGCATCATCGCCGTGGGCAGTGCCGCCGCCCTGGGGGACGAGCTGCGCGACTGCCTGGCGGCCGCCAAGCGCGAGATCGGCGAACTGCGCCAGACCAGTGAAGAGTGGTAA
- a CDS encoding collagen-like triple helix repeat-containing protein, translated as MAGNTEFKTRLFPLTALVLAISLAGCSGSSDISQPLDGGNGGMEAGDGDGTGSGDGSGGDGSGGDGIGDGDGSGGDGSGGDGSGGDGDGSGGDGDVQSSSLERVIQDGSGVTGGVGDTVTALGGAIQQVDAPLVGGVTDGSGQVLKDLGDGVNLLSDGLNDGLGSLGNNDNALGTTLGGATGLVSQTGKAVSSAGGIVEGLGSLPVLMQVEDGTGVLASLGGTVDQLGGTVTAVGDRLTFTLTDEDGHLAGLTTELTGVVRPLVVNVEGTTQRLGDTLVVGPVGNRLLGQVGGAVVMLGERLGGGGVQLAGVGDLVTSTGRLVADAGGLLTAGEGGSPGLGLPGVDGGLLDTDNGLLNGLDGLTGGLLVGENGLVVGDNSLLAATLSAEGGLLDDPTLVLGDLGGGLLGGEGGLLGGDGGLLGGVTGGLGGSAGGLLGGGEGGLLVGGEGGLLGGVTGTVDGVTGGLVGGEGGLLGGDGGLLGGVTDTVDGVTGGLVGGEGGLLGGDGGLLGGVTDTVDGVTGGLVGGEGGLLGGDGGSLGGSGGLLGGVANTVDGVTDTVDGLTGGALQGVTGTVDDVAHGLLGGGTDSSGSEDSGTESSGGLLGLGGLL; from the coding sequence ATGGCAGGGAACACGGAATTCAAGACACGGCTCTTTCCGCTGACCGCGCTGGTGCTGGCGATCTCGCTGGCCGGCTGCAGCGGTAGCTCCGATATTTCACAGCCGCTGGACGGCGGAAATGGCGGTATGGAAGCCGGGGATGGTGATGGCACCGGCAGCGGTGACGGTTCCGGAGGAGACGGTTCGGGCGGTGATGGCATCGGTGACGGCGACGGCTCGGGTGGCGACGGCTCGGGTGGCGATGGCTCGGGTGGCGATGGTGACGGCTCCGGTGGTGACGGCGACGTGCAGTCCTCCAGCCTCGAGCGAGTGATCCAGGATGGCAGCGGAGTGACCGGCGGCGTGGGTGATACCGTCACGGCGCTGGGTGGTGCCATCCAGCAGGTCGATGCGCCTCTGGTCGGCGGGGTGACCGACGGTAGCGGCCAGGTGCTGAAGGACCTGGGCGACGGCGTCAACCTGCTCTCCGACGGTCTGAATGACGGCCTGGGCAGCCTCGGCAACAACGACAACGCCCTGGGCACGACGCTGGGCGGCGCCACGGGGCTGGTCTCCCAGACCGGCAAGGCCGTCAGCAGTGCCGGTGGCATCGTCGAGGGGCTGGGCTCGCTGCCGGTGCTGATGCAGGTGGAAGACGGCACTGGCGTGCTCGCCAGCCTGGGTGGCACCGTCGACCAGCTCGGCGGCACGGTCACCGCCGTGGGCGATCGTCTGACCTTTACTCTGACCGATGAAGATGGCCATCTGGCCGGCCTGACCACCGAGCTGACCGGCGTCGTTCGTCCGCTGGTCGTCAACGTGGAGGGCACGACTCAGCGCCTGGGTGACACTTTGGTGGTCGGCCCCGTCGGTAACCGCCTGCTGGGTCAGGTCGGCGGCGCCGTGGTCATGCTCGGCGAGCGTCTCGGTGGCGGCGGCGTTCAGCTCGCCGGTGTCGGCGATCTGGTGACCTCGACCGGCCGGCTCGTGGCCGACGCCGGTGGCCTGCTGACCGCCGGTGAGGGCGGCTCCCCGGGCCTCGGCCTGCCCGGCGTCGACGGTGGGCTGCTGGATACCGACAACGGCCTGCTCAACGGACTCGACGGGCTGACAGGTGGTTTGCTGGTGGGCGAGAACGGCCTGGTGGTCGGGGATAACAGCCTGCTTGCCGCGACCCTGTCCGCCGAAGGCGGTCTGCTGGACGATCCGACCCTGGTGCTGGGCGATCTCGGCGGCGGGCTGCTCGGCGGCGAAGGCGGCCTCCTGGGCGGCGATGGTGGTCTGCTGGGTGGCGTGACCGGCGGTCTGGGAGGCTCCGCCGGGGGCCTGCTCGGTGGCGGTGAAGGCGGTCTGCTGGTCGGCGGTGAAGGCGGCCTGCTGGGTGGCGTGACCGGTACCGTGGATGGCGTGACCGGTGGCCTGGTCGGCGGTGAAGGCGGCCTGCTCGGTGGCGATGGCGGCCTGCTGGGGGGCGTGACCGATACCGTGGATGGTGTGACCGGTGGCCTGGTGGGCGGAGAAGGCGGCCTGCTCGGCGGCGACGGTGGCCTGCTGGGCGGCGTGACCGATACTGTTGACGGTGTGACCGGTGGCCTGGTCGGCGGTGAGGGCGGCCTGCTCGGTGGCGACGGCGGCAGCCTGGGCGGTAGCGGAGGCCTGCTCGGCGGCGTCGCGAACACCGTGGATGGCGTCACCGATACCGTCGATGGCCTGACCGGTGGTGCCCTGCAGGGTGTGACCGGCACCGTGGATGACGTGGCGCACGGCCTGCTGGGCGGCGGCACCGACAGCTCCGGTAGCGAGGACTCAGGTACCGAAAGCAGCGGCGGGCTGCTTGGCCTGGGAGGCCTGCTCTGA
- a CDS encoding ion channel, whose amino-acid sequence MIEPMLDSDHLLVASTTLVVVAACVLLHFEASSVLSRMMRRTSPSRRRRFLGLMYGLLAAHVLEIWLFGLAAWWLTAATAGTVAGTTPMENGLDYVYLSAITFTTLGYGDVFPEGPLRFLMGTESLTGFMLITWSASLTFLEMQRHWNDRG is encoded by the coding sequence TTGATCGAGCCGATGCTGGACTCGGACCACCTGCTGGTGGCGAGCACGACCTTGGTGGTGGTCGCGGCCTGCGTACTGCTGCACTTCGAGGCCTCGAGCGTGCTCAGCCGGATGATGCGCCGCACCTCGCCATCCCGAAGGCGGCGCTTCCTGGGACTGATGTACGGCCTGCTTGCCGCTCATGTGCTGGAGATATGGCTGTTCGGCCTGGCGGCCTGGTGGCTGACGGCTGCCACGGCGGGAACCGTGGCCGGCACGACGCCCATGGAGAATGGGCTGGACTACGTCTATCTCTCGGCGATCACCTTCACCACGCTCGGCTACGGCGACGTCTTCCCCGAGGGGCCGCTGCGCTTCCTGATGGGCACCGAATCCCTGACCGGTTTCATGCTGATCACCTGGTCGGCCTCACTGACCTTCCTGGAAATGCAGCGGCACTGGAACGACCGCGGCTAG
- a CDS encoding 2-hydroxyacyl-CoA dehydratase, whose protein sequence is MRFHQVRELVRWAADYHARLDEAYAQWAAQEGVGERRRMALDYLAEHERRMQHELESYFAEDSEHRGVLDTWFDDPEAFPHAPVLERLPGGDDGDDVEALLSTALTLHRTLQDLYGHRLERAGSELERAFFEALVKGEDAEVRRLVRDIQRLEAY, encoded by the coding sequence ATGCGCTTTCATCAGGTTAGAGAGTTGGTGCGTTGGGCGGCGGACTATCACGCTCGCCTCGATGAGGCCTATGCCCAATGGGCTGCCCAGGAAGGTGTCGGCGAACGGCGACGGATGGCGCTGGACTATCTTGCCGAACACGAGCGTCGCATGCAGCACGAGCTCGAGTCCTACTTCGCCGAGGACAGCGAGCATCGCGGGGTGCTCGACACCTGGTTCGACGACCCCGAGGCGTTTCCTCATGCGCCGGTGCTCGAGCGGCTTCCCGGCGGAGACGATGGCGATGATGTCGAGGCGCTGCTGTCCACGGCGCTGACCCTGCACCGTACCCTGCAGGATCTCTACGGGCATCGCCTGGAGCGAGCCGGCAGTGAGCTCGAGAGGGCGTTCTTCGAGGCGCTGGTGAAGGGCGAGGACGCCGAGGTGCGTCGTCTGGTGCGGGATATTCAACGTCTGGAGGCCTACTGA
- a CDS encoding DUF3141 domain-containing protein, translated as MMPLMTTLPPALASWMDPFGFGRAAFDYWRDGLERSTLYLDVMRERGNQYLEHIEKTKPNVLGFDADVLVDGRDLPRPVNYELMRVLPPEGVETDPLMRPFVVVDPRAGHGPGIGGFKPDSELGVALRAGHPCYFIGFLPYPEPGQTVEDVVDAEVAFLRHVISLHTDTAEKPMVVGNCQAGWQIMMAAALEPEVFGPILIAGAPLSYWAGHRGQAPMRYTGGMTGGSWVTSLLSDLGDGLFDGAWLVQNFERLNPANTWWSKQYHLYSRVDTEAERYLDFERWWGGHVVLGGQEIQYIVDNLFVGNRLSTAQMVTADGRRIDLRNLRSPVVVFCSRGDDITPPPQALGWVQDLYEDTDDLVANDQTIVYCVHDTTGHLGIFVSGSVSRKEHAEFTANMDYIDVLPPGLYETAISRAEDRPDAELIERDYLLEFQPRSVAELDREIQHRDDDERRFATVARVSEIHQGLYRTFLQPWVKALATPESAHWMRRMHPNRMGYRLLSDRNPLMVPVPVLADRVRRDRHEVGEDNVFRALEGVVSSQITHALEAWRELRDRSLERWFQDVYGQPLLQVLVGLGGDAPVRRHPGAEPEQRRFVQQRRQAMHEKVAEGGSHEAVMRSVIYVLGGAPATDGRNFQRLRASRAELEPDARLADFKHLVREQFFILEQDRELALEAIPTLLEGLAADEIDAHLEHIDHVLAASGELSERAARRFARIRTLFESARPEAPAPSSSPDDTPGEGGTSGSAKPAAAQSEASSASDAPAPSASTQVAETPEAPKTGPAARKAAPARDATAKSAPSKAATASKTASSEASAKAEESPAKSGTRRSGTRQAAARRRKSPPSDD; from the coding sequence ATGATGCCCCTCATGACGACCCTGCCTCCCGCCCTGGCGTCCTGGATGGACCCCTTCGGCTTCGGCCGTGCGGCCTTCGACTACTGGCGCGACGGCCTGGAGCGCAGCACGCTCTACCTGGATGTCATGCGCGAGCGTGGCAACCAGTACCTGGAACACATCGAGAAGACCAAGCCCAACGTGCTCGGCTTCGACGCCGACGTGCTGGTGGACGGGCGCGATCTGCCGCGCCCGGTCAACTACGAGCTGATGCGGGTCCTGCCCCCCGAGGGGGTGGAGACCGATCCCCTGATGCGGCCTTTCGTGGTCGTCGACCCGAGGGCCGGCCACGGGCCGGGGATCGGCGGTTTCAAGCCGGACAGCGAGCTCGGCGTCGCGCTGCGTGCCGGCCATCCCTGCTATTTCATCGGCTTTTTGCCTTACCCCGAACCCGGCCAGACGGTCGAGGACGTGGTCGACGCCGAGGTGGCCTTCCTGCGTCACGTGATCTCGCTGCATACGGATACCGCCGAGAAGCCGATGGTGGTCGGTAACTGCCAGGCCGGCTGGCAGATCATGATGGCCGCGGCGCTGGAGCCCGAGGTGTTCGGGCCGATCCTGATCGCCGGGGCGCCACTGTCCTACTGGGCCGGCCACCGCGGTCAGGCGCCGATGCGCTACACCGGCGGGATGACCGGCGGCAGCTGGGTGACCTCCCTGCTCAGTGACCTGGGCGACGGTCTGTTCGACGGCGCCTGGCTGGTGCAGAACTTCGAACGACTGAACCCGGCCAATACCTGGTGGAGCAAGCAGTACCACCTGTATTCCCGCGTCGATACCGAGGCCGAGCGCTACCTGGACTTCGAGCGCTGGTGGGGCGGCCATGTGGTGCTGGGCGGCCAGGAGATCCAGTACATCGTCGACAACCTGTTCGTCGGCAATCGCCTCTCCACCGCTCAGATGGTGACCGCCGACGGCCGGCGCATCGACCTGCGCAACCTGCGCTCGCCGGTGGTGGTGTTCTGCTCGCGGGGAGACGACATCACGCCGCCGCCCCAGGCGCTCGGCTGGGTACAGGATCTCTACGAAGACACCGACGACCTGGTCGCCAACGACCAGACCATCGTCTACTGCGTGCACGACACCACCGGGCATCTGGGCATCTTCGTGTCGGGCAGCGTGTCGCGCAAGGAGCACGCCGAGTTCACCGCCAACATGGATTACATCGACGTGCTGCCGCCGGGGCTCTACGAGACCGCGATCTCGCGGGCCGAGGATCGTCCCGATGCGGAGCTCATCGAGCGCGACTACCTGCTCGAGTTCCAGCCGCGCAGCGTGGCGGAACTGGATCGGGAGATTCAGCACCGGGACGACGACGAGCGACGCTTCGCCACCGTGGCTCGGGTCTCCGAGATCCATCAGGGCCTTTACCGGACCTTCCTCCAGCCCTGGGTGAAGGCGCTGGCCACGCCCGAGTCCGCCCACTGGATGCGTCGCATGCATCCCAACCGGATGGGCTACCGACTGCTCTCCGATCGCAACCCGCTGATGGTGCCGGTGCCGGTGCTGGCCGACCGGGTCCGCCGCGATCGTCACGAAGTTGGCGAGGACAACGTCTTTCGCGCCCTCGAGGGCGTGGTGTCGAGCCAGATCACCCATGCCCTGGAGGCCTGGCGCGAGCTGCGTGACCGCAGCCTCGAGCGCTGGTTCCAGGATGTCTACGGCCAGCCGCTGTTGCAGGTGCTGGTCGGCCTCGGCGGCGACGCGCCGGTCAGACGTCATCCGGGCGCCGAGCCGGAGCAGCGTCGCTTCGTGCAGCAGCGCCGGCAGGCGATGCACGAGAAGGTGGCGGAAGGCGGCAGCCACGAGGCGGTGATGCGCTCGGTGATCTACGTGCTGGGCGGGGCGCCCGCCACCGACGGGCGCAACTTCCAGCGCCTGCGGGCCTCGCGTGCCGAGCTGGAGCCGGATGCCCGGCTGGCCGACTTCAAGCACCTGGTGCGCGAGCAGTTCTTCATCCTCGAGCAGGACCGCGAGCTGGCGCTGGAGGCGATTCCGACGCTGCTGGAAGGGCTCGCGGCCGACGAGATCGACGCGCATCTGGAGCACATCGATCACGTGCTGGCGGCCAGCGGTGAGCTGAGCGAGCGTGCCGCCAGGCGCTTCGCACGCATTCGTACGCTGTTCGAGAGCGCCCGGCCCGAGGCTCCGGCGCCATCGTCCTCGCCCGACGACACGCCCGGGGAAGGCGGAACGTCCGGGTCGGCCAAGCCGGCCGCCGCTCAGTCGGAAGCGTCTTCGGCCTCTGATGCTCCTGCGCCATCGGCGTCGACCCAGGTCGCCGAAACGCCTGAAGCGCCGAAGACGGGCCCGGCCGCCAGGAAGGCCGCTCCGGCCAGGGATGCCACGGCCAAGAGCGCTCCGAGCAAGGCGGCTACGGCGTCCAAGACCGCTTCGTCAGAGGCGTCCGCCAAGGCCGAGGAATCGCCGGCCAAGAGCGGGACGCGCCGCAGCGGCACGCGTCAGGCCGCCGCGCGGCGACGCAAGTCGCCTCCGTCCGACGACTGA
- a CDS encoding L,D-transpeptidase family protein has translation MTQSRDERFLLSRRRFGLLALSLPFWSTAAPAATMMSDLLAQASAPRAPDELWVLVDDHEARLSIFRGASEEERFSPVSLGRGGARAERTRGDRATPLGEFRVTRFNYRSKYRTFVGLDYPTPTHARMALDAGVYSQQDYDDYFSYYRRHGTPPQDTVLGGYIGIHGIGVADPAIHRRFHWTDGCVAVTDRQIDTLSAMIDIGTRVVIR, from the coding sequence ATGACGCAATCCCGAGATGAGCGCTTTCTGCTGAGCCGGCGGCGTTTCGGCCTGCTGGCGCTGAGCCTGCCTTTCTGGTCGACCGCCGCCCCGGCAGCCACCATGATGAGCGACCTGCTGGCCCAGGCCAGTGCGCCGCGAGCCCCCGATGAGCTATGGGTGCTGGTGGATGATCATGAGGCCCGTCTGAGCATCTTCCGCGGTGCCAGCGAGGAGGAGCGCTTTTCCCCGGTCTCGCTGGGGCGCGGCGGTGCCAGGGCAGAGCGGACGCGTGGCGATCGCGCGACGCCGCTGGGCGAGTTTCGGGTGACGCGGTTCAACTACCGAAGCAAGTACCGCACCTTCGTCGGTCTGGATTACCCCACGCCCACGCATGCCCGTATGGCGCTGGATGCCGGGGTCTACAGTCAGCAGGATTATGACGACTACTTCAGCTACTACCGTCGGCATGGTACGCCGCCGCAGGATACGGTGCTGGGCGGGTACATCGGCATTCATGGCATCGGGGTGGCCGACCCGGCGATTCATCGGCGTTTTCACTGGACCGATGGCTGCGTCGCGGTCACGGATCGGCAAATCGACACCCTGTCGGCGATGATCGACATTGGCACGCGGGTCGTCATCCGCTAG
- the topA gene encoding type I DNA topoisomerase codes for MGKSLVIVESPAKAKTINKYLGNEFIVKSSVGHIRDLPTSGSGKAASDPKERARQAAATRKMSAEEKAEYRQRKSHEQLIRRMGIDPEHDWEANYEILPGKEKVVAELQKLAEKADTVYLATDLDREGEAIAWHLRETIGGDESRYRRVVFNEITKNAIHEAFEDPGQLNMPRVEAQQARRFLDRVVGFMLSPLLWAKIARGLSAGRVQSVAMRLIVEREREIRAFVPEEFWDVHADLKPADDASAEPVRFELARQDGKAFRPTSEAETLERIEGLRKASLAITSREDKPTRSKPNAPFITSTLQQAASGRLGFSVKKTMTLAQRLYEAGYITYMRTDSTNLSREAVDGVRDFIGEEYGERYLPEAPNRYTSKEGAQEAHEAIRPSEVTRRATDLAGMERDAERLYELIWRQFVACQMTPAEYLSTTLTVAADGYELKAKGRVLKFDGYTRVMKPMGRKDEDQSLPDLAEGAALTLESLDPQQHFTKPPARYTEASLVKELEKKGIGRPSTYAAIISTIQDRGYVTLENRRFYAEKLGDIVTERLKESFPDLMDYSFTARMEDSLDEVAEGERRWRELLDAFYAEFREELDEAQSEEGMRPNQPVPTDIDCPSCGRKMQIRTASTGVFLGCSGYNLPPKERCKTTIDLLPGDEAVAADAGEDAETDALRAKHRCPKCGTAMDSYLIDEDRKLHVCGNSPDCDGYEVEQGKFRIKGYEGPTIECDKCGSEMQLKSGRFGKYFGCTSESCKNTRKLLKNGEVAPPKMDPIPMPELACQKVEDHYVLRDGASGLFLAASKFPKNRETRPPLVIELKAHADELPDKYRYLLDAPDADPDGRPAQIRFSRKAKAQFLMTEDNGKATGWKATFDDGKWQVEDKRK; via the coding sequence ATGGGCAAGTCTCTGGTCATCGTCGAGTCGCCGGCCAAGGCGAAGACGATCAACAAGTATCTCGGCAACGAGTTCATCGTGAAGTCGAGCGTGGGGCACATTCGTGACCTCCCGACCAGCGGCTCGGGCAAGGCGGCCTCGGACCCCAAGGAGCGTGCCCGGCAGGCCGCGGCGACGCGCAAGATGTCCGCCGAGGAGAAAGCCGAATATCGCCAGCGCAAGTCCCACGAGCAGCTGATTCGGCGCATGGGGATCGACCCCGAGCACGACTGGGAAGCCAACTACGAGATCCTGCCCGGCAAGGAGAAGGTGGTTGCCGAGCTGCAGAAGCTCGCCGAGAAGGCCGATACCGTCTATCTCGCCACCGATCTCGATCGCGAGGGGGAAGCCATCGCCTGGCACCTTCGCGAGACCATCGGCGGCGACGAGTCGCGCTATCGTCGCGTGGTGTTCAACGAGATCACCAAGAACGCCATCCACGAGGCCTTCGAGGACCCCGGTCAGCTCAACATGCCGCGAGTCGAGGCCCAGCAGGCACGGCGCTTCCTGGATCGCGTGGTGGGCTTCATGCTCTCGCCGCTGCTGTGGGCCAAGATCGCCCGCGGGCTGTCCGCCGGCCGCGTGCAGTCGGTGGCCATGCGCCTTATCGTCGAGCGCGAGCGCGAGATCCGCGCCTTCGTGCCCGAGGAGTTCTGGGACGTCCACGCCGACCTCAAGCCGGCCGACGACGCCTCGGCCGAGCCGGTGCGCTTCGAACTGGCGCGCCAGGACGGCAAGGCCTTCCGTCCGACCTCCGAGGCCGAGACCCTGGAACGCATCGAGGGGCTCAGGAAGGCGTCGCTGGCCATCACCTCTCGCGAGGACAAGCCGACCCGCTCCAAGCCCAATGCGCCCTTCATCACCTCGACCCTGCAGCAGGCCGCCAGCGGTCGCCTGGGCTTCTCGGTGAAGAAGACCATGACGCTGGCCCAGCGCCTCTACGAGGCCGGCTACATCACCTACATGCGGACCGACTCCACCAACCTCTCCCGTGAGGCGGTGGACGGCGTGCGCGACTTCATTGGCGAGGAGTACGGCGAGCGCTATCTGCCCGAGGCGCCCAACCGCTACACCAGCAAGGAGGGCGCCCAGGAGGCCCACGAGGCGATCCGCCCCTCCGAGGTGACCCGCCGCGCCACCGACCTGGCCGGCATGGAGCGCGACGCCGAGCGCCTCTACGAGCTGATCTGGCGTCAGTTCGTGGCCTGCCAGATGACGCCGGCCGAGTATCTCTCGACCACCCTGACCGTGGCCGCAGACGGCTACGAGCTCAAGGCCAAGGGCCGGGTGCTGAAGTTCGACGGCTACACCCGCGTGATGAAGCCCATGGGGCGCAAGGACGAGGACCAGTCGCTGCCCGATCTCGCCGAGGGCGCGGCGCTGACCCTCGAGTCGCTGGATCCGCAGCAGCACTTCACCAAGCCGCCGGCTCGCTACACCGAAGCCAGCCTGGTCAAGGAGCTGGAGAAGAAGGGCATCGGCCGACCGTCCACCTACGCGGCGATCATCTCGACCATACAGGACCGTGGCTACGTGACCCTGGAGAATCGGCGCTTCTATGCCGAAAAGCTCGGCGACATCGTCACCGAGCGGCTCAAGGAGTCGTTCCCGGATCTGATGGACTACTCCTTCACCGCGCGCATGGAGGACAGTCTCGACGAGGTGGCCGAGGGCGAGCGCCGCTGGCGCGAGCTGCTCGATGCCTTCTACGCCGAGTTCCGCGAGGAGCTCGACGAGGCTCAGAGCGAGGAAGGCATGCGCCCCAACCAGCCGGTGCCCACCGACATCGACTGCCCGAGCTGCGGGCGCAAGATGCAGATCCGCACCGCCTCGACGGGCGTGTTCCTGGGCTGCTCCGGCTACAACCTGCCGCCCAAGGAACGCTGCAAGACCACCATCGACCTGCTGCCCGGCGACGAGGCGGTGGCCGCCGACGCCGGCGAGGACGCCGAGACCGATGCGCTGCGTGCCAAGCACCGCTGCCCCAAGTGCGGCACGGCGATGGACAGCTACCTGATCGACGAGGATCGCAAGCTGCACGTCTGCGGCAACAGCCCGGACTGCGACGGCTACGAGGTCGAGCAGGGCAAGTTCCGCATCAAGGGCTACGAGGGCCCGACCATCGAGTGCGACAAGTGCGGCAGCGAGATGCAGCTCAAGTCCGGGCGCTTCGGCAAGTACTTCGGCTGCACCAGCGAGAGCTGCAAGAACACCCGCAAGCTGCTCAAGAACGGTGAGGTCGCGCCGCCCAAGATGGACCCCATCCCGATGCCGGAGCTGGCCTGCCAGAAGGTCGAGGACCACTATGTGCTGCGCGACGGCGCCAGCGGCCTGTTCCTGGCGGCCAGCAAGTTCCCCAAGAACCGCGAGACCCGTCCGCCGCTGGTGATCGAGCTCAAGGCCCACGCCGACGAGCTGCCGGACAAGTATCGCTACCTGCTCGATGCGCCCGATGCGGACCCGGACGGTCGCCCGGCCCAGATCCGCTTCTCGCGCAAGGCCAAGGCGCAGTTCCTGATGACCGAGGACAACGGCAAGGCCACCGGCTGGAAGGCCACCTTCGATGATGGCAAGTGGCAGGTGGAGGACAAGCGCAAGTGA